A window of the Cynocephalus volans isolate mCynVol1 chromosome 10, mCynVol1.pri, whole genome shotgun sequence genome harbors these coding sequences:
- the GFOD2 gene encoding glucose-fructose oxidoreductase domain-containing protein 2 isoform X2, translated as MVTASRYYPQLMSLVGNVLRFLPAFVRMKQLIAEHYVGAVMICDARVYSGSLLSPSYGWICDELMGGGGLHTMGTYIVDLLTHLTGRRAEKVHGLLKTFVRQNAAIRGIRHVTSDDFCFFQMLMSGGVCSTVTLNFNMPGAFVHEVMVVGSAGRLVARGADLYGQKNSATQEELLLRDSLAVGTGLLEEGPQDVPLLYLKGMVYMVQALRQSFQGQGDRRTWDHTPVSMAASFEDGLYMQSVVDAIKRSSRSGEWETVEVLMEEPDTNQNLCEALQRNNL; from the coding sequence ATGGTGACGGCCTCGCGCTACTACCCACAGCTGATGAGCCTGGTGGGGAATGTGCTGCGCTTCCTGCCTGCCTTCGTGCGCATGAAGCAGCTGATAGCAGAGCACTATGTGGGCGCAGTGATGATCTGTGATGCCCGCGTCTACTCGGGCAGCCTGCTCAGCCCCAGCTACGGCTGGATCTGTGATGAACTCATGGGTGGTGGGGGCCTACACACCATGGGCACCTACATTGTGGACCTGCTGACCCACCTGACCGGCCGGAGAGCTGAGAAAGTGCACGGGCTGCTCAAGACCTTTGTGAGGCAGAATGCTGCCATCCGTGGCATCCGGCATGTCACCAGTGATGACTTCTGTTTCTTCCAGATGCTCATGAGTGGGGGTGTGTGCAGCACTGTGACACTCAACTTCAACATGCCGGGTGCCTTTGTGCATGAGGTCATGGTGGTGGGCTCCGCGGGACGCCTTGTTGCTCGGGGAGCTGACCTCTACGGGCAGAAGAACTCTGCCACACAAGAGGAGCTGCTACTGAGGGACTCACTGGCCGTGGGCACAGGGCTACTTGAGGAGGGGCCCCAGGATGTCCCACTGCTCTACCTGAAGGGCATGGTCTACATGGTGCAGGCCTTGCGCCAATCCTTCCAGGGGCAGGGGGACCGCCGTACCTGGGACCACACCCCTGTCTCCATGGCCGCCTCATTTGAGGATGGGCTGTACATGCAGAGTGTGGTGGACGCCATCAAAAGGTCAAGCCGATCTGGGGAGTGGGAGACTGTGGAGGTTCTGATGGAGGAGCCTGACACCAACCAGAACCTGTGCGAGGCGCTTCAGCGAAATAACTTATGA
- the C10H16orf86 gene encoding uncharacterized protein C16orf86 homolog has protein sequence MASVGAERQAGAQEGTAVGLAQLTEAPGGRAQSSECPVMGDQGLVPAQEACQSQGEDKCLPGHASEPELQEEGLKLGEERHKPEVEALERGPRPMASIVRPSHSPKRKLINRPGPSHHVHPRAEAEVTPGLPLQRDEPEGSHSEPSPSAKQHKKAKKRKSLGAPMLPAVASTVSAPSETLGLERKAKRLRPLYQYINYGNPELNQAGEGDREAEAEVQPELELTLVPEEAGVEQLQALLLVAGELGSGLALTCHNVLVPPAFTLDPLGDEAGEEPGVFPSLGVSGCLKAEMDKSTQVDIDKILSVCAAPLVPPLSPQYK, from the exons ATGGCTTCAGTAGGGGCcgagaggcaggcaggggcccAGGAAGGGACGGCCGTTGGGCTGGCACAGCTCACGGAGGCGCCCGGTGGCCGCGCTCAGAGTTCTGAG TGTCCAGTGATGGGAGACCAGGGCCTGGTGCCAGCCCAGGAGGCCTGCCAGAGCCAGGGTGAAGACAAGTGTCTACCAGGACATGCCTCAGAGCCAGAGCTCCAGGAGGAAGGACTCAAGCTGGGGGAAGAGAGGCACAAGCCGGAGGTGGAAGCACTAGAGAGAGGCCCCAGGCCTATGGCCTCCATTGTGAGGCCCAGTCACAGTCCGAAGAGGAAGCTGATCAA CCGCCCAGGGCCTAGCCACCATGTCCATCCTAGGGCCGAAGCTGAGGTGACACCAGGGCTGCCGCTGCAGAGGGATGAGCCAGAGGGTAGCCACAGTGAGCCCTCGCCATCTGCCAAACAGCACAAAAAAGCCAAGAAGCGCAAGAGTCTGGGGGCTCCCATGCTCCCAGCTGTGGCCAGCACAGTGTCTGCACCCTCAGAGACCTTGGGGCTGGAGC GAAAGGCCAAGCGCCTGCGGCCCCTGTACCAGTACATCAACTATGGCAACCCTGAGCTGAACCAGGCAGGGGAAGGGGACAGAGAGGCTGAGGCTGAGGTGCAGCCTGAGTTGGAGCTGACCCTGGTTCCTGAGGAGGCAGGTGTGGAGCAACTACAGGCCTTGCTGCTCGTGGCAGGTGAGCTGGGCTCAGGCCTCGCTTTGACCTGCCACAATGTGTTAGTCCCCCCTGCCTTTACCCTGGATCCCCTAGGAGACGAGGCTGGAGAGGAGCCTGGGGTTTTTCCCAGCTTGGGGGTGAGTGGCTGCCTCAAGGCTGAGATGGATAAGTCAACCCAGGTGGACATCGACAAGATACTGAGTGTCTGCGCGGCTCCACTTGTACCCCCGCTCTCTCCTCAGTACAAGTGA
- the ENKD1 gene encoding enkurin domain-containing protein 1 isoform X1 gives MLSPAGLRAPLQRGDGGMCEGPSRISGPIPPDPTLCPDYYRRPASAQGRLEGNALKLDLLTSDRDLDATPSRGPCISSGAREILERGWRGVGGVLLQLEGISLGPGASPKRKNPKDHEKENLRRIREIQRRFREQEHGRREQGQPRPLKALWRSPKYDKVQSRVKAQLQERGPASGTEPAHFLRAHSRCGPGLPPPRVPSPQLNPPGPKAKGPGLGVDFISHNAQAAKRAPRRHSRSLQVLAQVLEQQRQAQEHYNATQKGHVPHYLLERRDLWRREAEARQHSQPDPAMPPGHTCMPEDQRLETLSNLLQSQSQLLRELVLLPAGADSLRAQGHRAELDQKLVQVEEAIKIFSRPKVFVKMDA, from the exons ATGCTCAGCCCAGCGGGCCTCCGTGCACCGTTGCAGCGCGGTGACGGCGGCATGTGCGAGGGCCCGTCCCGCATCTCCGGGCCCATCCCCCCAGACCCTACACTGTGTCCTGACTACTACCGGCGGCCGGCCTCAG CCCAAGGGCGCCTTGAGGGAAACGCGCTGAAGCTGGACCTGCTGACCTCGGACCGGGACCTAGATGCCACTCCTTCTCGTGGCCCCTGCATCAGTTCTGGAGCCCGAGAGATACTGGAACGTGGCTGGCGTGGCGTGGGGGGCGTATTGCTGCAACTCGAAGGGATCTCCCTAGGTCCAGGGGCCTCTCCCAAGA GGAAGAACCCTAAAGACCATGAGAAGGAGAACCTGAGGCGGATCAGGGAGATCCAGAGGCGCTTCCGAGAGCAGGAGCACGGCCGCCGGGAACAGGGCCAACCCAGGCCCCTGAAGGCTCTGTGGCGCTCACCCAAATATGACAAGGTGCAGTCCCGGGTCAAGGCCCAGTTGCAG GAACGTGGTCCTGCCTCTGGGACAGAGCCTGCCCACTTCCTGCGGGCACACTCCCGCTGTGGCCCTGGGCTCCCTCCGCCCCGTGTCCCTAGTCCCCAACTGAACCCACCAGGTCCTAAAGCTAAG GGGCCAGGCCTAGGTGTGGACTTCATTAGTCACAATGCCCAAGCTGCCAAGAGGGCGCCCCGGCGGCATTCTCGCTCACTGCAGGTCCTGGCACAGGTGCTGGAGCAGCAACGGCAAGCCCAGGAGCACTACAACGCCACACAGAAGGGACATGTGCCCCATTA CTTGTTGGAGCGCAGGGATCTGTGGCGGCGGGAGGCTGAGGCCCGCCAGCATAGCCAGCCAGATCCTGCCATGCCCCCTGGCCACACTTGCATGCCTGAGGACCAGCGGCTGGAGACACTGAGCAATCTGCTCCAGA GCCAGAGCCAGCTGCTCCGTGAGCTGGTGCTGCTGCCTGCTGGGGCAGACTCACTAAGAGCCCAGGGCCACCGTGCTGAGCTGGACCAGAAGCTGGTGCAGGTAGAAGAGGCCATCAAGATCTTTTCCCGACCCAAAGTCTTCGTGAAGATGGATGCCTGA
- the ENKD1 gene encoding enkurin domain-containing protein 1 isoform X2, whose product MLSPAGLRAPLQRGDGGMCEGPSRISGPIPPDPTLCPDYYRRPASAQGRLEGNALKLDLLTSDRDLDATPSRGPCISSGAREILERGWRGVGGVLLQLEGISLGPGASPKRKNPKDHEKENLRRIREIQRRFREQEHGRREQGQPRPLKALWRSPKYDKERGPASGTEPAHFLRAHSRCGPGLPPPRVPSPQLNPPGPKAKGPGLGVDFISHNAQAAKRAPRRHSRSLQVLAQVLEQQRQAQEHYNATQKGHVPHYLLERRDLWRREAEARQHSQPDPAMPPGHTCMPEDQRLETLSNLLQSQSQLLRELVLLPAGADSLRAQGHRAELDQKLVQVEEAIKIFSRPKVFVKMDA is encoded by the exons ATGCTCAGCCCAGCGGGCCTCCGTGCACCGTTGCAGCGCGGTGACGGCGGCATGTGCGAGGGCCCGTCCCGCATCTCCGGGCCCATCCCCCCAGACCCTACACTGTGTCCTGACTACTACCGGCGGCCGGCCTCAG CCCAAGGGCGCCTTGAGGGAAACGCGCTGAAGCTGGACCTGCTGACCTCGGACCGGGACCTAGATGCCACTCCTTCTCGTGGCCCCTGCATCAGTTCTGGAGCCCGAGAGATACTGGAACGTGGCTGGCGTGGCGTGGGGGGCGTATTGCTGCAACTCGAAGGGATCTCCCTAGGTCCAGGGGCCTCTCCCAAGA GGAAGAACCCTAAAGACCATGAGAAGGAGAACCTGAGGCGGATCAGGGAGATCCAGAGGCGCTTCCGAGAGCAGGAGCACGGCCGCCGGGAACAGGGCCAACCCAGGCCCCTGAAGGCTCTGTGGCGCTCACCCAAATATGACAAG GAACGTGGTCCTGCCTCTGGGACAGAGCCTGCCCACTTCCTGCGGGCACACTCCCGCTGTGGCCCTGGGCTCCCTCCGCCCCGTGTCCCTAGTCCCCAACTGAACCCACCAGGTCCTAAAGCTAAG GGGCCAGGCCTAGGTGTGGACTTCATTAGTCACAATGCCCAAGCTGCCAAGAGGGCGCCCCGGCGGCATTCTCGCTCACTGCAGGTCCTGGCACAGGTGCTGGAGCAGCAACGGCAAGCCCAGGAGCACTACAACGCCACACAGAAGGGACATGTGCCCCATTA CTTGTTGGAGCGCAGGGATCTGTGGCGGCGGGAGGCTGAGGCCCGCCAGCATAGCCAGCCAGATCCTGCCATGCCCCCTGGCCACACTTGCATGCCTGAGGACCAGCGGCTGGAGACACTGAGCAATCTGCTCCAGA GCCAGAGCCAGCTGCTCCGTGAGCTGGTGCTGCTGCCTGCTGGGGCAGACTCACTAAGAGCCCAGGGCCACCGTGCTGAGCTGGACCAGAAGCTGGTGCAGGTAGAAGAGGCCATCAAGATCTTTTCCCGACCCAAAGTCTTCGTGAAGATGGATGCCTGA
- the ENKD1 gene encoding enkurin domain-containing protein 1 isoform X3 produces MCEGPSRISGPIPPDPTLCPDYYRRPASAQGRLEGNALKLDLLTSDRDLDATPSRGPCISSGAREILERGWRGVGGVLLQLEGISLGPGASPKRKNPKDHEKENLRRIREIQRRFREQEHGRREQGQPRPLKALWRSPKYDKVQSRVKAQLQERGPASGTEPAHFLRAHSRCGPGLPPPRVPSPQLNPPGPKAKGPGLGVDFISHNAQAAKRAPRRHSRSLQVLAQVLEQQRQAQEHYNATQKGHVPHYLLERRDLWRREAEARQHSQPDPAMPPGHTCMPEDQRLETLSNLLQSQSQLLRELVLLPAGADSLRAQGHRAELDQKLVQVEEAIKIFSRPKVFVKMDA; encoded by the exons ATGTGCGAGGGCCCGTCCCGCATCTCCGGGCCCATCCCCCCAGACCCTACACTGTGTCCTGACTACTACCGGCGGCCGGCCTCAG CCCAAGGGCGCCTTGAGGGAAACGCGCTGAAGCTGGACCTGCTGACCTCGGACCGGGACCTAGATGCCACTCCTTCTCGTGGCCCCTGCATCAGTTCTGGAGCCCGAGAGATACTGGAACGTGGCTGGCGTGGCGTGGGGGGCGTATTGCTGCAACTCGAAGGGATCTCCCTAGGTCCAGGGGCCTCTCCCAAGA GGAAGAACCCTAAAGACCATGAGAAGGAGAACCTGAGGCGGATCAGGGAGATCCAGAGGCGCTTCCGAGAGCAGGAGCACGGCCGCCGGGAACAGGGCCAACCCAGGCCCCTGAAGGCTCTGTGGCGCTCACCCAAATATGACAAGGTGCAGTCCCGGGTCAAGGCCCAGTTGCAG GAACGTGGTCCTGCCTCTGGGACAGAGCCTGCCCACTTCCTGCGGGCACACTCCCGCTGTGGCCCTGGGCTCCCTCCGCCCCGTGTCCCTAGTCCCCAACTGAACCCACCAGGTCCTAAAGCTAAG GGGCCAGGCCTAGGTGTGGACTTCATTAGTCACAATGCCCAAGCTGCCAAGAGGGCGCCCCGGCGGCATTCTCGCTCACTGCAGGTCCTGGCACAGGTGCTGGAGCAGCAACGGCAAGCCCAGGAGCACTACAACGCCACACAGAAGGGACATGTGCCCCATTA CTTGTTGGAGCGCAGGGATCTGTGGCGGCGGGAGGCTGAGGCCCGCCAGCATAGCCAGCCAGATCCTGCCATGCCCCCTGGCCACACTTGCATGCCTGAGGACCAGCGGCTGGAGACACTGAGCAATCTGCTCCAGA GCCAGAGCCAGCTGCTCCGTGAGCTGGTGCTGCTGCCTGCTGGGGCAGACTCACTAAGAGCCCAGGGCCACCGTGCTGAGCTGGACCAGAAGCTGGTGCAGGTAGAAGAGGCCATCAAGATCTTTTCCCGACCCAAAGTCTTCGTGAAGATGGATGCCTGA
- the PARD6A gene encoding partitioning defective 6 homolog alpha isoform X1, whose amino-acid sequence MARQQRTPARSPDSIVEVKSKFDAEFRRFALPRASVSGFQEFSRLLRAMHQIPGLDVLLGYTDAHGDLLPLTNDDSLHRALTSGPPPLRLLVQKRAEADSSGLAFASNSLQRRKKGLLLRPVAPLRTRPPLFISLPQDFRQVSSVIDVDLLPETHRRVRLHKHGSDRPLGFYIRDGMSVRVAPQGLERVPGIFISRLVRGGLAESTGLLAVSDEILEVNGIEVAGKTLDQVTDMMVANSHNLIVTVKPANQRNNVVRGVSGHLTGPPSAGPGTAEPDSDEDSSDLVIENRQPSCSNGLSQGPPCWDPHPSCLLSAARTSLPSLDNQEQASSGWGSSIRGDGSGFSL is encoded by the exons ATGGCCAGGCAGCAGAGGACTCCGGCGCGCAGTCCCGATAGCATCGTCGAGGTGAAAAGCAAA TTTGACGCTGAGTTCCGACGTTTCGCACTGCCCCGCGCTTCGGTGAGCGGCTTCCAGGAGTTCTCGCGGTTGCTGCGTGCGATGCACCAGATCCCAGGCCTGGACGTGCTGCTTGGCTATACGGATGCTCACGGCGACCTGCTGCCCCTCACCAACGACGATAGCCTGCACCGGGCCCTGACCAGCGGGCCCCCGCCACTGCGCCTACTGGTGCAGAAGCGGG CAGAAGCTGACTCCAGCGGCCTGGCTTTTGCCTCCAACTCTCTGCAACGGCGCAAGAAAGGGCTCCTGCTGCGGCCAGTGGCACCCCTGCGCACCCGGCCACCCCTGTTCATCAGCCTGCCCCAAGACTTCCGCCAGGTGTCCTCAGTCATAGATGTGGACCTACTGCCTGAGACCCACCGACGGGTCCGGCTGCACAAGCACGGTTCAGACCGCCCCCTGGGCTTCTACATCCGAGATGGCATGAGTGTGCGCGTGGCTCCCCAGGGCCTGGAGAGGGTTCCAGGCATTTTCATTTCCCGCCTGGTGCGTGGAGGCCTGGCTGAGAGTACAGGGCTGCTGGCGGTCAGTGATGAGATCCTTGAGGTCAATGGCATCGAGGTGGCTGGGAAGACTTTGGACCAAGTGACAGACATGATGGTTGCCAACAGCCATAACCTCATCGTCACTGTCAAGCCCGCCAACCAGCGCAATAATGTGGTGCGTGGGGTGTCTGGGCATCTGACAGGGCCTCCCTCTGCAGGGCCTGGGACTGCTGAGCCTGATAGTGACGAAGACAGCAGTGACCTGGTCATTGAGAACCGCCAGCCTTCCTGTTCTAATGGGTTGTCCCAGGGGCCTCCATGCTGGGACCCACACCCCAGCTGCCTACTTTCTGCTGCCCGCACCTCTCTGCCCTCCCTGGATAACCAGGAGCAGGCCAGCTCTGGCTGGGGGAGTAGCATCCGAGGAGATGGTAGTGGCTTCAGCCTCTGA
- the PARD6A gene encoding partitioning defective 6 homolog alpha isoform X2: MARQQRTPARSPDSIVEVKSKFDAEFRRFALPRASVSGFQEFSRLLRAMHQIPGLDVLLGYTDAHGDLLPLTNDDSLHRALTSGPPPLRLLVQKREADSSGLAFASNSLQRRKKGLLLRPVAPLRTRPPLFISLPQDFRQVSSVIDVDLLPETHRRVRLHKHGSDRPLGFYIRDGMSVRVAPQGLERVPGIFISRLVRGGLAESTGLLAVSDEILEVNGIEVAGKTLDQVTDMMVANSHNLIVTVKPANQRNNVVRGVSGHLTGPPSAGPGTAEPDSDEDSSDLVIENRQPSCSNGLSQGPPCWDPHPSCLLSAARTSLPSLDNQEQASSGWGSSIRGDGSGFSL; this comes from the exons ATGGCCAGGCAGCAGAGGACTCCGGCGCGCAGTCCCGATAGCATCGTCGAGGTGAAAAGCAAA TTTGACGCTGAGTTCCGACGTTTCGCACTGCCCCGCGCTTCGGTGAGCGGCTTCCAGGAGTTCTCGCGGTTGCTGCGTGCGATGCACCAGATCCCAGGCCTGGACGTGCTGCTTGGCTATACGGATGCTCACGGCGACCTGCTGCCCCTCACCAACGACGATAGCCTGCACCGGGCCCTGACCAGCGGGCCCCCGCCACTGCGCCTACTGGTGCAGAAGCGGG AAGCTGACTCCAGCGGCCTGGCTTTTGCCTCCAACTCTCTGCAACGGCGCAAGAAAGGGCTCCTGCTGCGGCCAGTGGCACCCCTGCGCACCCGGCCACCCCTGTTCATCAGCCTGCCCCAAGACTTCCGCCAGGTGTCCTCAGTCATAGATGTGGACCTACTGCCTGAGACCCACCGACGGGTCCGGCTGCACAAGCACGGTTCAGACCGCCCCCTGGGCTTCTACATCCGAGATGGCATGAGTGTGCGCGTGGCTCCCCAGGGCCTGGAGAGGGTTCCAGGCATTTTCATTTCCCGCCTGGTGCGTGGAGGCCTGGCTGAGAGTACAGGGCTGCTGGCGGTCAGTGATGAGATCCTTGAGGTCAATGGCATCGAGGTGGCTGGGAAGACTTTGGACCAAGTGACAGACATGATGGTTGCCAACAGCCATAACCTCATCGTCACTGTCAAGCCCGCCAACCAGCGCAATAATGTGGTGCGTGGGGTGTCTGGGCATCTGACAGGGCCTCCCTCTGCAGGGCCTGGGACTGCTGAGCCTGATAGTGACGAAGACAGCAGTGACCTGGTCATTGAGAACCGCCAGCCTTCCTGTTCTAATGGGTTGTCCCAGGGGCCTCCATGCTGGGACCCACACCCCAGCTGCCTACTTTCTGCTGCCCGCACCTCTCTGCCCTCCCTGGATAACCAGGAGCAGGCCAGCTCTGGCTGGGGGAGTAGCATCCGAGGAGATGGTAGTGGCTTCAGCCTCTGA
- the ACD gene encoding adrenocortical dysplasia protein homolog, whose product MAGPGSLVLRPWIRELILGSDALSSPRAGQLLEVLQEAKAPGPSHAPDAPDVGAMLLVSDGTYSIRCFVTREALDTSAWEEKEFGFRGAEGRLLLLQDCGVNIHVAEGGAPAEFYLQVDRFSLLPSEQSRVRVPGCNQDSEVQKKLYDYLEEHLSESTSPNAGLSLSQLLDEVKEDQEHQGALVHLAESCLMLTGPCTTPPLTRWAASRCRATGEAGYTVPSIMLHISKNDQQILSSLGRGPELPAPDPALQDISLTLISSPSSSPSSSGTPALSSHMPSEESGASISLLPSLSLAAPDPVQRGSSQTLPAICSAPGPLPLSSSHPSHSSNSSLPSCSPSLLPLGHVPNPHQAHMTSTHKPSLVFKELGLPTKNLQPSPRTRATKGAQESCPVWDTPKRHRDGSTFQYEYKPPCTSLCAQVQATRLPPQLVAWALHFLMESQPESELTQV is encoded by the exons ATGGCAGGCCCGGGGAGCCTGGTCCTGCGGCCCTGGATTCGAGAGCTGATTCTGGGGTCAGATGCTCTCTCAAGTCCACGGGCCGGGCAGCTGCTCGAG GTACTTCAGGAGGCCAAGGCCCCGGGCCCATCCCACGCCCCTGACGCACCTGATGTCGGGGCCATGCTGCTTGTGTCCGACGGGACCTACAGTATCCGATGCTTCGTGACGCGGGAAGCCCTGGACACCTCGGCCTG GGAGGAGAAGGAATTCGGCTTCCGCGGGGCAGAGGGTCGGTTGCTGCTGCTGCAGGACTGCGGGGTCAACATCCATGTCGCCGAGGGTGGCGCG CCCGCAGAATTCTATCTCCAGGTGGACCGCTTCAGCCTGCTGCCCAGTGAGCAGTCCCGCGTCCGGGTGCCTGGTTG CAACCAGGACTCGGAAGTGCAGAAAAAGCTCTATGACTACCTTGA GGAGCACCTTTCAGAGTCCACCTCCCCCAATGCAG GCCTATCACTGTCCCAGCTTCTGGATGAGGTGAAGGAGGACCAGGAACATCAGGGGGCGCTAGTGCACCTGGCTGAGAGCTGCCTGATGCTGACAGGCCCTTGCACAACACCCCCTCTCACCCGCTGGGCTGCCTCACGCTGCAGGGCCACG GGAGAAGCTGGATATACTGTCCCCAGCATAATGCTGCACATCTCTAAGAATGACCAGCAAATTCTGAGCTCTCTGGGCCGAG GCCCTGAGCTGCCTGCACCAGACCCGGCTCTACAGGATATCTCTCTGACCCTGAtctcctctccttcttcctcaCCCAGTTCCTCAG GAACCCCTGCCTTATCCAGCCATATGCCATCAGAGGAAAGCGGTGCCAGCATCAGCCTTCTGCCTTCTCTGTCCTTGGCTGCTCCAGACCCAGTGCAGAGGGGAAGCTCCCAGACCCTACCAGCCATCTGTTCAGCCCCTGGCCCCCTGCCCCTCAGCTCTTCACACCCCAGCCATTCATCCAACTCCTCACTTCCAAGCTGCAGCCCCAGTCTCTTGCCACTTGGCCATGTCCCCAATCCACACCAGGCCCATATGACCAGCACCCACAAACCTAGTCTGGTGTTCAAAGAGCTAGGGTTGCCTACCAAGAACCTGCAGCCTTCTCCAAGGACTAGAGCCACCAAGGGAGCTCAGGAGTCCTGCCCTGTCTGG GATACCCCAAAGAGACATCGTGATGGTTCCACCTTCCAATATGAGTACAAGCCACCCTGCACCTCGCTCTGTGCCCAGGTCCAAGCTACCAG GCTCCCTCCCCAGCTCGTGGCCTGGGCCTTGCACTTTCTGATGGAGTCACAGCCGGAGTCTGAATTAACTCAGGTGTGA